The window AGAGTGAAGTGGGTTTGGAGTTGCGGGAGAAGAAGCGGTTCAAGACGCGGAGTGAGGCGGGAACGTTGGCGATGGGTGAGAGGGTGGCGGAGATGCTGCTGCCTGCGCCGAAGCTGTTTGTGTTGCGTGGAGATTTGGGCGCTGGTAAGACGACTTTGGTGAAGGGTATTGCTGCGGCGCTGGGTGCGGCTGAAGCGGGGGATGTGACGAGTCCGACGTTTACGTTGGTGCATGAGTATCGCGGGAAGAAGGTAAGGCTGTTTCATCTGGATCTTTATCGGTTGGAGACTGAACGCGAGTTGTTGACGCTGGGGCTGGAGGAGATGGCGGAGGAGCCGGATGCGCTGGTGTTGGTGGAGTGGGGCGAGAAGTTTCCGAGTGTGGTGGAGCGATCGGATGGAGAGATTCTGATTGAACATGCGGGTGGGGATGAGCGCATGTTTTATGTGAGAGTGAAGGGCTGATTTATTTTGCGGTTTGTCTGGAGCGGCCGGTGAGGCGGTAGATGGCGCACTCTTCATCGCCGGTGGATCCGTACTCTTTTTGCTGAGCGATGGCGGCCAGATCGGCGAGATGGTCTTCTGGCGACATGGCTACGGGGCCGAGAAATAGACGTGTGAAGGCTGGGTGGCGGTCGAGGACGGCACGGCACTCAGAGTTGACGTAGAGGATGTCTAGGGCTGGTGTGGGGCCGCCGGGGCGTTTGGCGAACTGGGATTCGATGCGGCGGAGGAGGAGCTTTAACACCGGGGCTTCGAAGGGGTGAAAGAGGAAGACAAGGGTGGGGGTGCGGGGGAAGTCGAAGGTGAGGGCGTCTTGCTCGAGAAGGCGGATGGGAGCGATCGGTGATGCGGTGGTGTCGTTGGTGTGGGCTTCGCGCCAGTGTTCGAGGTTGAGTTGGGCGATGTCGGCGAGGGTGGGGTTGAGTTCGATGCCGATGACTTGGTGGAAGGGAAGTTCGCTGGCGACGAGCATGGCGCGGCCTTTGCCGGCGCCGATGTCGACGAAGGTGTAGTGGTGTATGGGGTGGGGCGGGGTGGTGGCGCGCCAGATATCGATGAGGGAGCGAAGGATGCTGGGCGCGACGCCGTAGTAGGCGGTGACGTGGGCGTCGTTGGGGTGGCCGGTGGTGAGGTTTCCGGCAGCGATGAGGCCACTGGTTTCGACGCCGTGGATCTGGTCGAAAGGATGCTGCGGTGTTGGCGGCGGTGGCATGACCGATACGGATTTTGATTTGCGTGTGGGCATTGGCTTAGCGGATCTGGACGAGGTTTGGGTTGCCGTCGAGGCCGAGGGTTCTGCGGCCGGCGGGCGTGATGTTGAGTGGGGTCCAGTGAGGCGAGTCGAGGAGAGTCACGTCGGTGCGGCTGACGGTTTCGAGGCCGGATAAGCGGTTTGAGATTTGCGCGCTGAGTTGTGCGTGTGAGGCTTCGTCGGTTTGGGTGGGGGTGAGTGAGACTTCGATGATGTGTTTTTGAGGGACGCCGGGGATGTTGGCACCGGGGGCTTCTGCGTCTGGTGTGATGGTGATGGAGCGGACGAGGCCGAGATCGACGATGTTGCAGGGGAGGACGGGGTCGTAGCAGTCGCGGAGGGCCTGGAGGATGTCGGACTCGGTGAGCATCTGTGTTGATGTTCTGTCAGTTCTTGCGTTCGACGAGGTATTGGGCGAGGGATTTGAGTGGTGCGGCGGCTTCGCCGAAGGGGGCTAAGGCGGCGAAGGCGTCGGCGATAAGTTCTTCGGCGTCTTTAAGGGATTGGTCGATGCCGAAGACGGCGGGCCAGGTGGCCTTGATGCTGGCGGTATCTTTGCCTGCGGTTTTGCCGAGTTCCTCGGAGCTTTGGGTCATGTCGAGGACGTCGTCTACGATTTGGAAGGCCAGGCCGGCTTTTTCTCCGAAGGTGCGCAGGCGGGCGATGGTGTCGGCGTAGGGGGCGTAGGCAGTGCGACCTGTTTCAAGACGTGCATTGGAGTCTGCGGCGGGTTCGTCTTTGCTGTGGCCGCTGCTCGCCGAGCGATGACGCAGGCTTAGGCCGTAGAGGCCACCGGAGACGATGCTGGTGGTGATGAGAGCGCCGGTTTTGGCGCGGTGGATGGCTTCGACGAGGGCTGCGGTGGGGGGATGGCCTTCGGCTTCGATGTCCATGACCTGGCCGCCGATCATTCCGGGAGGGAGCTTGGTTTCGAGATCGCCTACGCGGCCTACACCGGTGCCTACGGCGAGGGAGACCTCGCGGAGGATGGCGACGGTGGTGGGAGAGGGCGTGGAGAGAGCAGCGATGGTTTGAAAGGCGAGGGTCTGAAGGGCGTCGCCCGCGAGGATGGCGGTGGCTTCACCGAAGACGACGTGGCAGGTGGGCTGGCCACGACGAAGGTCGTCGTTGTCGAGGGCGGGGAGGTCGTCGTGGATGAGGGAGTAGGTGTGGAGCATCTCGAGGGCTGCGCCGAGGTTGGCTACGTGCTCGGGATAGTCTTCGGTACCTGCGACCATTCTTGCGGCTTCGATGCAGAGGATGGGACGGAGACGCTTGCCGCCAGCGAATGTGCTGTGGCGCATGGCTCGGTGGATGGAGTGAGGGAGAGTGTCGGTTGCGGGCAGGAGGCGTTCGAGGGCGGCGTCGGTGAGCTGGGCGCCGGAGAGAAGCAGGGTTTGTACTGTGGAGTGCATCGGCTTTGATGATAAATCACGAGGGAGATGGATCGATGCATGGGAATGGTGGTGTGGAGGGCTGGCTATGCGTGGGGACTGGTCGATCCTTGCGGATGACGATGGAGAACAGGTAAAGGCAAAAGCAACGGCAACGACGATTACAAAAGCAGATCCCTACGGGATGACAACCAAAAGGACAAGCAACTGCAACGGCAACGGCAATGGCAACCCAACAACGGATGTTTACTGGGAGGATTTGCGGCGGACGGTGATCAAGAACAGAAGCGCGAGAGAGAAGAGTGAGACTGCATCGCCTATGGTTTGGTCGAAGGTGTGGGCGTAGGTGATGTCGATGGTGGAAGGACCTGCGGGGATAGGGATGGCGATGAGACCGTCGTCGCGCTGGTCTTGTTTGTTGCGGGCGGTGGCGGGGATGCCGTTGCGGGTGATGCGCCAGGCCGGGTAGTCGCGCAGGTGGAGGATCAGGTCTTCGGGAATGGTTGTGGTTACTGTGAAGTGCGGCGGGGTCGGGCCTGTTTGAGTACTGATAAAGTTTGCATCGGTTGGCTTGTCGGCTAGTGCGTTGGCGTTTGGGGCTTTGGCATTTGAGTCAGGGGAGAGCCAGAAGGCTGGATCGTTTTGGGCGAGGGAGTCATTGTCGGCGGTGGTTGGGGTGTACTCGTCTGTAGGGTCGGTGCCTTGGTTAGAGCGGAAGAGGGCTTCTCGGGCGCGAGGCGCGTCTTCTTCGTCGCAGGGTTGGTGGAAGACGGAGTATGCGGATGAGGTGAGAGCTGCACTCAGGGCGATTGCTGCGGTTGCTGTTGCGATGGGTTTCCAGTGGAGGGGTGTAAGGGCTAAGGCGATGGTGAGTGCAAGAACTGCGGTCAGAATGGCGACCAGTCGCCACGGGAACTGCAGGAAAGCTAGTTCGGGGGCGTGCTTCCAGATGATTGCAGTCACCGGCGTGAGGAGGAGGGTAATGGCTATGGTCAGGATTGCCACGGATGCCAGGAGTGAGTTTGAGATTGGCGTGATGCGGTCGGGCAGAGGGGCGTGCGCGGTGGATGAGATATCCGGGTGGAGTGACGAAGAGGGTCGCGCTTCGGACGATGCCCATGTCTCAGAGTCGAAAGATGAGGCTCTCGGTTTGTTGGTGAGCTTGGATTTCTGTTCTGAGCTGCGATTGAGGTAGGTGATGGTGATGGCGGCTACGGTTAGCGCGATGACGATGATTGCGATGAGGGATGCGGTGTGGAGGACCTGGTCGTGAGGGACGTCGCCGGTGTGGTGGAAGAGGAAGTTGTCCTGGATGCGCATGTTGGGGATGATGGCCATCGCGATCTGGACGTAGCGGCGCTCATAGGCGGCAGGAAGGATGTAGAAGGCAGCCAGGCCGAGGCCGAGTGTAGTGCCTGCGATGGTGTTGATGGCAAGTTGAAGCGGTGTTTGAGTGGGTGTTTTCGGGATGCTGGGATAGGTTGCCACTGCGGTTCGCACGTCGCGCGAAGACCCGATCCTTCGTAAAGGCGCGAAGGATGGGCCACCCGACTGGGCTGCCATCTCAGCAGGTAAGGATGGGCCACTTGACGATTCGGATGAGAGTTTGATGGAGCTGGCATGAGCGGTCGCGCTGTCGGGCGCTGGCCATATCTCAGAGTCGAGATATGGGGCACCCGGTTTTTGGGCTAGTCGGACTGCGGTGAGGAGGGCCAGGGCATAGCAGCTCATAACGGCGGCGGGTGCGTTGGTAAGCCAGAGGAGAGCTACGGGGATGGCGATGCGGGGGATGGTGACGCGTCGGCGCAGAATGGCGTGGAGGAGTAAAGGGATAAAGGCGGCGGCGAGGAGTTCGGCGTAGGCGGTGCGCTCATATGCGGTGAAGAGCATGTAGGGGTTCACCGCGTAGAGGATTGCGGCGATGAGAGCAGCGGTGGGAGGAGCGAAGTCTCGTGCTAGGCGATGGAGCGCGAGGCCGCTGGCGGTGAGGGCTAGCCAGGTGTAGACGATAGGGGTTGCAGTGATTGGGAAGAGGAGGGTGAGGATGGCGCCTAGGGTCCAGGAGAGGGGCGGGTAGAAGACGAAGCGGGGTTCCCCTGCGTTCCAGGCGGCGGTGTAGGCCCAGTGGGGATGGAGGTTGCCGTGGGTGAACTGGCGGGCTGCTTCCATCCAGTTGAGGAGATGGAAGTCGAAGTCGTGGCCGCAGGAGCAGCCGTAGAGGATGAGTGGAAGGATGGCGATGCCGGCGGCCAGAGGGATCAGGAGATAGGGGAGCCGGTCGCGCTGCATGTCTTTGAGGGTATCGCAGGAGCTGACTCATGAATCGTCAACTCGGGCGATCTCTTACAAGCAGGGAGCAGAAGAAAGTGAAGAAGAGGCCCTGTATGACGATGCCCGCGATCTCAGACCATGGATTGCTTGCATGAACGAGCTTCTTCCAATCCCAGGCCGCTCTGGTCGCACAGTAGACGGGAAGCATGTAAAGCAGCCTGAAGAAGGAGCGAGACCATGACTGAAGTGCCTGGTTTCTGAGAGGCATGCCGATCCCCCGGTATTTGAGACCAAAGAGCAATCGAAAAGTTGCGGTCTTTTGACGATCGGCTTAGTGGGCGCCGGCGGGAGGCTTGCCTGGTTTTACCTTCTTGAACGTCCATACGATGAAGACGCAGAAGAAGCAGAGGAGCGAAAGCCAGCGAAACACGTCTACAAACGACCAGAGGGACGCTTGCTGACCGAGTTGCTGATAGATCGTGGTCTGGGCAGGGGACAGCGAGTTACTTTGTCCGTAATAACCGCTGAGCGCCTGTTGGGTTGCAGTCATGCTGTTTTGAAACTGCTGGCCAGTCTGAGGGACGTAGTTGATGATGAGATTTTGGTGGACGGCAGAGCGGCGGGTAAGGAGAGTTTGTGCGATGGAGATTCCTATGGAGCCGCCAATGTTCCGCATTAAGTTGAACAGGCCGCTCGCGTTGCCGATTTGTTTGTTGTCGAGCGTGCCGTAGGCGGCGGTACTGATAGGGACGAAGATGAAGCTGAGTCCAAAGCCTGTGATGAAGATGGGCAAGAGAAGAGTTGTTGGGGATATATCGAGGGTGACGTTGCCAAAGTAGAACGTCGTGAGACCGAAGGTGATAAATCCGAAGCTGAGAAGATAGCGAGGATCGATCTTATTGGAAAGAAAACCTATGATCGGCATGCCGCAGACGGCCCCGATGCCGCGAGGCGCAACGGCCAGGCCAGCGGTGAAGGCGGTGTATCCAAGTAACTCCTGAAAAAAGAGCGGAAGGACCGTCGTGGTGGAGTAGATACCGATACCAAACATGAAGATGAGTATGGAACCGATAAGGAAGTTGCGGTCTTTGAGGACCTTGAGATCGACGATGGCGTCTTTGTCGCGCCAGCAGTGCCAGCAGAAGTAGACAAAGGAGATGACCAGGAAGAAGACGGCCCAGCGGATCCAGATGGCTCCGAACCAGTCATCCTCCTGACCCTTGTCGAGCACGACCTGGAGGCAGCCGGTCCAGACAATGAGTGCGCCGAACCCGTAGCGGTCGAAGGCAGCGACCTTAGTTTTTTTGATGTAGGCGGGATCGTGGATAAACCGATTGATCATGACCAGGGCGAGGATCCCGATCGGGATGTTGATGTAGAAGGCGTAGCGCCAGGAGTAGGTGTCGGTGAGCCAGCCGCCGAGGGTGGGACCGAGGACGGGGGCGACGACGACGCCGAAGGCGAAGACGGCCATGGCGGCTCCGCGTTTGGCAGGAGGGAAGGATTCGAGGAGGATGGCCTGGGAGAGTGGTTGAAGGGCACCGCCGCCGGCGCCTTGAACGACGCGGGCTAACAGCATGATGCCGAGGGTGGGAGCGGCTCCGCAGGCGAAGCTGGCTATGGTGAAGATGGTGATACAGGACATCAGGAAACGCTTGCGGCCGAATTTGAGGGAGAACCAGTTGCTGGCGGGGAGAACGATGGCGTTGGCGACGAGGTAACTGGTGAGAACCCAGGTGGCTTCGTCGTTTGAGGCAGAGAGGGAGCCGGCGATGTAGGGAAGGGCGACCGAGGCGATGGCGGTGTCGAGCACCTCCATGAAGGTGGCGAGCATGACCGAGGCGGCGATCAACCAGGGGTTAACGCCTTTGGTGACTTCAGCGGATTGATCCTGAGGTGCAGTTGCGGCTGAGGCCATGTGCCTGGGTGTGGTCCTTCGTTAGAGTGAGTGTCTCCTATGTAGAGACAAAAAAGGGAGTAATGGATGCCTTTATCTGAGGGGTGGGGATGGCGCAGGCACGCGGCGGACGGTTTTGGGGACGAAAAAAGGCGGCAAGCCCGTTGAATAGAGCCTGCCACCTTGTTGGGTTATCAATTTCCGGCGGGTTCGGTTGCCGGAGGTAGGTGCCGGTGGCCTTTAAGAACGGTTGCGGCCGTTCGGGACCATCGACTGGGAGATCGTGTGCAGGGATCCGATCTGGAGCCTGCGAGAAGATGGGGGGTGATGGAGAGCGGGGATTTGGGTGGCGTCGAGGCTCTCGGGGAGGGAGGTGGGTGAACGGAGGTAATCGCTGGAGGCGGTCGAGTACTCGGTTCGAGACGTGGTGCTCAGGGTGTCGGTGTCGGTACAGCCGGTGAGGAGGCCGGCGAGAAGGCCTGCGAAGCCCAGGGAAGCAAGTTTCAAAAGGCGGCGTTTGGTGCTATGAGCAGCTAAGGAAGACATGAGCAACGCTCCAAGTGATACATGAATTGAGGGAAGCGTAACCGGAGGCATCTAGGGCGACAATGACACCTTCGAGGCAGGTTTCGGGGTAAGCGAGTTTGGCGATTTGGTGCATTACGTGTTTGGTCTATCGGCAGCTTTTGGCTCGAAATGAGGTTAGGCGGGGCTAGAAAACGGGTTTTGGAAGGTCTTTTGTGGCCATGATTTAGGGATTTCGGATTGTAGGGATAGTTTTTGCATCCAATAGGCGATGAATCACATCAGAATAGTTGACAATAAGTGACTCAAGGTGAGAACCTTGGGAAGTCAAAATGTTGATGGGCTATGAGCCCAGAATGGGGACTAGGGATGGCAAAGATTATTGGTATTGACCTGGGAACGACGAACTCCTGCGTAGCCGTGATGGAAGGCGGCGAACCGAAGGTGATTCCGAACGAAGAGGGCGGTCGTACGACTCCGTCTGTCGTTGCGTTCACCAAGAGCGGGGAGCGTCTGGTGGGCCAGGTAGCCAAACGGCAAGCGATTACGAACCCGGAGAACACCGTTTATTCGATCAAGCGGTTTATGGGTCGTCGCATGAACGAGGTTGGCGATGAGATGAAGATGGTGCCCTACAAGGTTGTTGCGAAGGGCGACAACATTGTGGTGAGCGCGCAGGGTAAGGAGTACACCCCGCCTGAGATTTCGGCGATGATTCTGCAGAAGTTGAAAAAGGCTGCAGAGGATTATCTCGGCACTTCGGTGACTGAGGCTGTGATTACGGTTCCGGCCTACTTCAACGATGCCCAGCGGCAGGCGACAAAAGACGCCGGCAAGATTGCTGGACTTGATGTGAAGCGCATTGTGAACGAGCCAACGGCGGCTGCGCTTGCGTATGGGCTGGATAAGAAGAAGGACGAGACCATTGCGGTTTATGACTTCGGCGGCGGTACGTTCGATATCTCGATCCTTGAGGTTGGCGAAGGGGTCATTGAAGTGAAGTCGACCAATGGCGATACGCACCTTGGTGGCGATAACCTCGACCAGCGGATTGTGGATTGGTTGATCGGCGAGTTCAAGTCGGACACGGGCCTCGATCTGCATGCGAAGGGCAACGAGATGGCGCTGCAGCGGTTGAAGGATGCTGCGGAGAAGGCAAAGATCGAGCTGTCGACGGCGCAGGAGTCGGAGATCAATCTGCCGTTTATTACTGCGGATGCGAGTGGACCGAAGCACCTTGTACGGAATTTGACTCGTGCGAAGCTGGAGTCGCTGGTGGATGATCTGCTGCAGCGGTCGATTGGGCCGTCGAAGCAGGCGATGAAGGATGCTGGCGTGGATGCGAGCAAGATCGACGAGGTGGTTCTCGTCGGTGGTCAGACTCGTATGCCTAAGATTCAGCAACTTGTGAAGGAGCTGTTCGGCAAGGATCCTCACAAGGGCGTGAACCCGGATGAGGTTGTGGCGATCGGTGCGGCGGTTCAGGCTGGCGTTCTCGCTGGCGAAGTGAAGGACCTGCTGCTGCTCGACGTGACTCCGCTGACGTTGTCGATTGAGACGATGGGTGGGGTTGCGACGGCGATGATCAACCGGAACACGACGATTCCGACGAAGAAGACGGAGACGTTCTCGACGGCAGCTGACTCGCAGACCGAGGTTGAGGTGCATGTATTGCAAGGCGAGCGGCCGATGGCAGCGCAGAACCGGACGCTGGGCAAGTTCAAGCTTGCCGGGATTCCGCCAGCTCCTCGCGGTGTGCCGCAGATCGAGGTGACGTTTGACATCGATGCGAACGGCATTCTGAATGTGACGGCGAAGGACAATGCGACGGGTAAGGATCAGAAGATTACGATCACAAGCTCGTCGGGCCTGAGCAAGGAAGAGGTTGAGCGGATGGCGAAGGACGCCGAAGCTCATGCTGCTGAGGATAAAGAGCAGCGCGATGCGGTAGAGGCTCGCAATGGACTGGATTCGTTGGTCTACAACATCGAGAAGATGGTGAAGGAAGCCGGCGATAAGGTTGCGGAGTCGGATAAGACCGAGGTGGAGACTGCGCTGGCTGAGGCGAAGACGACGCTTGCAGGAACGCCGAGCGCGACGGAACTGAATGCTGCGAAGGATCGTCTTACGACGGTGAGCCACAAGCTTGCTGAGGCGATGTACAAGGCGTCTTCCACTTCAGCACCGACCGATGGCGCTACAGCGGCAACGGGAACGACCGAAGAGCCGAAGAAGGACGAAGGCGTAATCGATGCTGAATACGTTGACGTCGACGAAAAGAAATAAGTGTAATCCGTACGGGTCGATTTGACGTAATAAAGATAAGGGGCGTTCCTGCCGGGGTGCCCCTTGTTTTTATCAGCCGGGATTGTAGCTATTGGCGTGTAGAGTGCGTCTATCACCAGAAAGGTGTGTAGCGGTGACCAGAAGTAACGGAGAAGATAAGTACGCAGAGATGTTTTGGCTAGAGAACCTGGAACTCAATCGATTGCTTGGAGGAAAGACCATGACCGAGACGATGTGGAAGTGCGACCAGGTTCGAGCAGGCCGGCTGTACAACCGGATGATGTTCGACACGAAGGAAGAGGCTGTGCAGTTTGCTCAGCGGATGCAACAGATGGAGCCGGATCAGATGTTCTCGATCGAGGCGATCGAGGCGCGTCAGGTTTGGAACTGATCTGCTAGACGGAGCGCGTTCGAATCACTTCGAAGCGCTTCTTGTAGCGCAGTATGGGTGATTCGAAGAACCGGTAAGAGATAGAAGCGAGCAAGACAGTGAGGATGAAGGCAAACGCGACTTCAAGTGCGTTGGTCGTCATCCTCGCTATTTGGTGGCCACTGGTGAGGCGATGAACGATGTATATCGAGAGACGCAGCATGGCCCAGTGAAAGACGTAGAGACCGTACGAGATCTTTCCCAGGTAGACCAGGGGACGTAGTTTGCCTAGACGTGTCTCACCAAGGAAGCTGAAGAAGAGCAGGGTGCAGCCAAAGTTGACACAGAGGTAGCCGGGAGCTGCGAGATGGAAGGTGACTGGGTCTGATGTCTCCTTGACCTGAAAGAGATGTTGGGCTGCACCGAGAGCGGCAAGACCGAGGATGAAGAAGAGCGATCGAACGAGGGGATGTAGTTTTGGCGCACGGCCTCGAAGGGCCAGCGCAAGTAAAGCTCCTGTACTGAAGAACTGGAATTGAACGAAGCTGTTGACCCAGATCATCACGATGGCGCTGGAGCCGGCATGGCATAGGTGAGCGAGCGCCAGATAGGCAATGACAAACATAGCGATCGAGAAGACGATGGAGCCAGAGCGGTGGAGGTATTTCCGGGCAGAGGGCCAGAGGATGTAGAACTGCTCCTCGACGGGGATGCTCCAGAGCGGGGTTGAGATGGTATCGGTAAAGCCGTGGTAAGCGACGTACCAGTTGCCCGCGGCGAAGAGGAAAGCCAAGAGACGTGAGGTGGTGAAGACTCCGGGATGCAGGTGGCGCTGCAACAGGTAGTCAGTCAGCAGAACGATAAAATAGAGGGGCCAGATGCGAAGGCCCCGTCGAATGTAAAAGGCTCGAAGGTGAATGTCTCCCGATTGATTCTTCTCGCGCTCGAGCAGTTCGGTAATGAGGTAGGAGCTGAGCAGGAAGAAGAGACAGACGCCGAGCGCGCCGGCGATGCGGAAGGAATCGAAGAGGCCGCGGCCGACGGTGACTGAGTGATAGAAGAAGACTAGAAGAAAGGCGACAAAGCGAAGGACATCAAGCTCTGGCCGGTAGAAGCTAGTATTTGTTGCGGTCAAAGAGTTCCTCGTTAGACGCTTGTGCAGACGATGGGGAGTGCCGCGTCCCAAGGAGCATAGCATGGAAGATACGGAGGTAAGAGATGTGCTGTGGACCTCTGAGCGCAGTATTCGGCACTACCGATGTGAATTGAGGCGAATGGACGTCCGCGATGAATTCGACGGCAGCATCTGATGAGAGTGACTGCGATGCGAGTCATTGCGATTCGAGTGATTGCGACGAGAGTGAGAGAAGATGCCTGAGGGAAATGAGATTCACCGCTGGGCCGAAAGGCATTCGGCTGCATTTGCTGGGAAGGTTGTCCGAGTGGATGGTCCGCAGGGGCGATTTACCGATGCCGCGATGATCGATGGAAGAAAACTGCAGCGGGTGATGGCTGTTGGGAAGCATCTTGGATACGACTTCGGGAAGGATTTAATTCTGCATGTGCACCTTGGTTTGCAGGGGGATTTTACCGAGGGATCGGGGCCTTTGCCTGATGTGCGTGGAGCGTTGCGGCTGCGGATGTGGAATGAAGCTGCGGTGAAGAAGCCTGCGGTGCCGGGCGTGAGCAAGCGTCATGCGTGGTATTCGGACGATGATGGGACCGGGCACATTGAAGCTTCGAAGGTGGCGTGGGTTGAGCTGCGTGGACCGATGGACTGCTCGATCTATTCGCAGGAGAAGTGGGATGCGCTGCTGGAGCGGTTGGGGCCTGATCCGTTGAACGGGGATGGTCCGGAGAAGATGATTGCGAGAGTTAGGAAGAGCAAGAAGACGATTGGCGAGCTGCTGATGGATCAGTCGGTGGCGGCTGGGATTGGGAATATCTATCGTGCGGAGTTTTTGTTTCGTGCGAGGCTGAGTCCATTTACGCCGGGCAGGGATGTAGAGGAGAGCACGCTGCGGTCGATATGGAAGGAGGCGGGTGTTTTGATGAAGGCGGGGATGGTGGATCGGCGGATTGTGACGACGAAGCCAAAGGACAGGCCACATAAGACGGGGCCAGTGTTGAAGGAAGAGGCGCACTATGTGTATCGGCGGCAGGGGCGGCCTTGTTTTGTGAGCGGAACGAAGATTTTGACGAAGGTGATGGCGGGGCGGAATCTATTCTGGTGTCCGGTTTGCCAGGCTGCGGCTTCACCGGAGAAGAATTAGGCCGTCAATTTGGGTTTAGAGATGCGGATGATCCGCATTGGCTGCAGAATGGAAGATGACTATGGCGACAACACAGACGAAGGACTATTACGGCACGCTGGGCGTGAAGAAGACGGCGACGACGGAGGAGATTCGCAAGGCGTTTCGCAAGGCTGCGCGGAAGTATCACCCGGACGTGAATCCGAACGACAAGAAGGCCGAGGAGAAGTTCAAGGAGATCTCCGAGGCGAACGATGTTTTGAGTGACGATAAGAAGCGCAAGATTTACGACCAGCTTGGGTTCTACTCGGACAATATCGATCCGGCTGCGGCGGAGGCTGCGGCTCGCGGTGGCTACGGCGGTGGTGCGTCTGCGGGGTACGGTGGAGCGCAGCGCGGTTCGCGGGGAGGGCAGGAGGTACCGTTTGATTTTGGGGGATTCGACTTTTCGGACTTTCAGGCGAGCCAGGGCGGCCGGGGTGGTCAGCAGGAGCCGGGTGGCGGCTTTGGCGGAAGCTTCAAGGATATCTTCAGCGGGATGTTCAACGGAGGAAAGCACGCGACGCGTGGACCGCAGTCGGGAACCGATCTTGAATATCAGGTGAGCGTGGACTTCTGGACCGCGGTGCGGGGAGGGGTGACTCGCCTGGAGATTCAGCGGCAGGAGATTTGCCCGACGTGCAAGGGCAAGTCGACGACGGGCGGAAGTATTGAGTGCCCGGAGTGCCACGGGTCGGGGCAGGTGACGCAGATGGGCGGACGGATGAAGTTCAACATCCAGTGCCCGCGCTGCGAAGGGTCGGGGAAGGTGCAGAACTCATGCCCGACGTGCGATGGCGAAGGCGTGGTGACGAAGAAGGAGCAGCTTGAGTTTCGTATCAAGGCGGGGACTCGGGATGGACAGAGGATTCGGCTGGCGGGGAAGGGAAATGCCGGGACGAATGGCGGGGCTGCCGGGGATCTGTTTTTGATTATCAAGGCCGGGACGAATCCGGTGTTTAGCCGGAGCGGCGATGATATTTATGTAACCGTTCCGGTTACGATGACCGAAGCTGCGCTGGGAGCGAAGATTGATGTGCCGACGATCGATACGCATGAAGGTGGGGCGCGGACGCAGTTGAAGATTCCACCTGGGACGCAGACTGGGCAGAAGCTAAGGCTGCGAGAGAAGGGTGTGGCTTCGGCTTCGCGAGAGGGTGTGCGCGGCGATCAGATTGTTGAGGTGAAGATCGTGGTGCCGAAGGTGCAGGATGAGCGGAGCAAGGAGATTCTGCGGGAGTTGGCGAAGTTGAATCCGGAGGATCCGCGAGACGGTTTGTTTACTGCGGTTTGATCTTGGTGGTTTGACGAGCCGAACGCAATTTGTTGATCGCTGACTCGATCCGCGTGGGTGCGTTTGCGTCAGTCGCGGTGTCAAGAGTTAGGTTCTGGTTCAAGCGCTTCGGTGGATGAGTGGGCTGAGACTGTCAGGGTGAAGCCGATGGGGAACTGGTCTACGGGGGAGGGAGCGGGGAGGATGAGCTCGTTGACCAGGCTGGCTGCGTATTGGGTGGTTTCGGGGGCCAGGCCTGCGATGCGGGCGGCGAGCCAGGCTTGCGGGGTGATG is drawn from Edaphobacter lichenicola and contains these coding sequences:
- the tsaE gene encoding tRNA (adenosine(37)-N6)-threonylcarbamoyltransferase complex ATPase subunit type 1 TsaE — encoded protein: MERRFQESEVGLELREKKRFKTRSEAGTLAMGERVAEMLLPAPKLFVLRGDLGAGKTTLVKGIAAALGAAEAGDVTSPTFTLVHEYRGKKVRLFHLDLYRLETERELLTLGLEEMAEEPDALVLVEWGEKFPSVVERSDGEILIEHAGGDERMFYVRVKG
- a CDS encoding class I SAM-dependent methyltransferase; amino-acid sequence: MPTRKSKSVSVMPPPPTPQHPFDQIHGVETSGLIAAGNLTTGHPNDAHVTAYYGVAPSILRSLIDIWRATTPPHPIHHYTFVDIGAGKGRAMLVASELPFHQVIGIELNPTLADIAQLNLEHWREAHTNDTTASPIAPIRLLEQDALTFDFPRTPTLVFLFHPFEAPVLKLLLRRIESQFAKRPGGPTPALDILYVNSECRAVLDRHPAFTRLFLGPVAMSPEDHLADLAAIAQQKEYGSTGDEECAIYRLTGRSRQTAK
- a CDS encoding metal-sulfur cluster assembly factor, producing MLTESDILQALRDCYDPVLPCNIVDLGLVRSITITPDAEAPGANIPGVPQKHIIEVSLTPTQTDEASHAQLSAQISNRLSGLETVSRTDVTLLDSPHWTPLNITPAGRRTLGLDGNPNLVQIR
- a CDS encoding polyprenyl synthetase family protein encodes the protein MHSTVQTLLLSGAQLTDAALERLLPATDTLPHSIHRAMRHSTFAGGKRLRPILCIEAARMVAGTEDYPEHVANLGAALEMLHTYSLIHDDLPALDNDDLRRGQPTCHVVFGEATAILAGDALQTLAFQTIAALSTPSPTTVAILREVSLAVGTGVGRVGDLETKLPPGMIGGQVMDIEAEGHPPTAALVEAIHRAKTGALITTSIVSGGLYGLSLRHRSASSGHSKDEPAADSNARLETGRTAYAPYADTIARLRTFGEKAGLAFQIVDDVLDMTQSSEELGKTAGKDTASIKATWPAVFGIDQSLKDAEELIADAFAALAPFGEAAAPLKSLAQYLVERKN
- a CDS encoding DHA2 family efflux MFS transporter permease subunit → MASAATAPQDQSAEVTKGVNPWLIAASVMLATFMEVLDTAIASVALPYIAGSLSASNDEATWVLTSYLVANAIVLPASNWFSLKFGRKRFLMSCITIFTIASFACGAAPTLGIMLLARVVQGAGGGALQPLSQAILLESFPPAKRGAAMAVFAFGVVVAPVLGPTLGGWLTDTYSWRYAFYINIPIGILALVMINRFIHDPAYIKKTKVAAFDRYGFGALIVWTGCLQVVLDKGQEDDWFGAIWIRWAVFFLVISFVYFCWHCWRDKDAIVDLKVLKDRNFLIGSILIFMFGIGIYSTTTVLPLFFQELLGYTAFTAGLAVAPRGIGAVCGMPIIGFLSNKIDPRYLLSFGFITFGLTTFYFGNVTLDISPTTLLLPIFITGFGLSFIFVPISTAAYGTLDNKQIGNASGLFNLMRNIGGSIGISIAQTLLTRRSAVHQNLIINYVPQTGQQFQNSMTATQQALSGYYGQSNSLSPAQTTIYQQLGQQASLWSFVDVFRWLSLLCFFCVFIVWTFKKVKPGKPPAGAH